DNA from Kitasatospora herbaricolor:
GCCAGGCCGTGCGGCCCTGGGGCGAGCCGTCCAGGACCATCTTGATCCCGGCGGCCCGCAGTCCGCCGTCGTACTCCCGGCTCGCCCGGACCCGCTCCGGGTGGGTGAGGGCCTCGTCCGCCTTCACGTAGACGACCACGTCGATCGGCAGGCCCGCCACGGAGTCCTTCACGGCCTCCCGCAGTGCGTCCAGCGTGTCGAGGGTGGCGGCCCCCTCCTGCACGGTGGTGAAGCCGAAACTCGCGGCGGCCGCCAGACCCGTCGACAGGAACCGGGCGATGTCGTCCTCGTGCATGCCCGTCACGGCCAGGCCGTAGGCCGGGTTGAAGGCCGACTCCTCCAGGACGCCGTCGGGCGTGCCGAACGGCTGGGCGTCGTCCTCGCGCCGGATCACACCACCGCTCGGGTTCGGCTGCCCGGCGTCGTACCCGAGGAGTTCGAGGCCACGGCTGTTGACCGCGCCGAGGTGGAAGGACTGGTGGACGGCCAGCACCGGCCGGTCGCGGCTCACCTCGTCCAGGTCCTGGCGGGTGGGGTGCTGCTTCCCGGCGAGCATCGAGTCGTCGTAGCCGAATCCGATGATCCACTCGGAGCGCCCGCCCACCTCGCCGGCGGCGAACTCGCGCAGCGCGGCCTGCAGCGAGGGGATGTCGGTGACCTCGCCGTCGGGTTCGGGCAGCAGGTTGGCGATGCTGGCCTGCAGACCGGTGCCGGTGAGGTGGCCGTGGGCGTCGATGAAGCCGGGCAGCAGCGCCCGTCCTTGCAGGTCGCGGAGCCGGGTGTGCGGGCCCTGCCAGTCGGCGACCGCCCGCGCGTGATCGCCGACATGGACGATCCTGCCGTCCTTGACCGCCACCGCCTCGGGCGGCGAAGTCTCCGGCCCGTCGGCCACCGTCACGATCTCCCCGCCGAAGAAGATCACATCCGCGTCCCCGGGTGCCGCACCGTGTGCTGAGTCCATCGCCATGACCAGGCCGTTCCTCGCGTCGATCACCATGAGTGCCGTCGACGACACTCTAAGTGGTCATGCGGGTGCGGATGGTTCCGGCACGCACCGTCGAACGCGTCGGACCGCGCGGACCGTCGGTTCCCGGCCATTCTCCAGCGGGCGGGCCTGTCGCCGGGGGCAGGGGGCAGACGGGCTGCGGGCCGCCCGACCGCTTCGGGGCCGGCCCCCGGACACCCGAAGGAGACCACCGTGAGCAATCCCGTACCCCCAGGCCTGTCGATCGCGGAGCTGACCGCGGAGGCCGCCGAACTGATGCGCAGCGCCGCGCTGTCCACCTCCCGGAGCAGCCACCCCGGACTGGTCCACCCGTCGGACGCCGCCGAGACCGCGGCGGCGCTGGCCGGCCTGACCGCGCGGCTGCCGGAACTCCTCGACGTTCTGGCCGGCTTCCTCAGCAGTGAGCAGGCCGCCGGGCGGATCGGGCCGGGCCCCGGCGAGGATCCTGGCGCCGGCTCCGGCTACGACGCCCTGCGGTCCGCCCGTGACGCTCGCGAGCAGCTCTACGAGGCGGGCCGGACGGCGGCCCTGCTCGCCGAGTCGCTGGCCTCGGCCGCCGTGGTGCTGGCGCCGCTCGGTTCCGCCCATCCGGCCGGGCGGCCGGCCGAGCCGCACGTCTGAGGGTGCGGGCGCTCAGGGTTTGTCGCGGCCGTCGGAGCGGTGCCGGGAGATCTGCTCCCGGGCGGTGTGCCACCGTGAACGGGTCTGGTCGACCACGTTGGCCCACTGCCGTCTGATCTCGTCGTCGGCGGGGCGCTGCCCGCGGCGGATCCGGTCGAGTTCGTCGCCCACCTCCCGCCCGAGCGCGGCCGAGGCGACGATCACCAGCATGGCGCCGAAGAGCGCCGAGATCAGCGCGAGCACGGCGCCGAGGGAGCCGTAGCGGGTGGCGTAGGAGTTGAAGAGGCGCGGGAGGTAGAGGCTCGCGCCCATCGAGTAGACCGCCGTGAGAGCGGAGGCGACGATGCCGAACGGCAGCAGCAGGCGGCGGGGGATCCGGCGGGCGGAGAGGATCCAGCCCGTCCAGCAGAGGAAGGCCCCCGTCACCGGGGCGGAGCAGAGGGCCGCCCCCAGTTCCAGCCGGCCGCTGCCGAAGAGCACCCGGATCCAGCTCGTGACGGTCAGGTAGGCCCCCAGGGTGAGGATCCACCACAGGCCGTTCGGGGTGTTGCGCACGCTCAGCGGCTTGAGCTCCCAGGTCTGTTCGAACAGTCGCTGGGCGGCCCGGGTGAAGCTGAGGACCGAGATCATCAGGAACAGTGCCCCGAGGACGCCCACGCCCGGGTCCGCCTCGCTGGTGGTGGGGGCGAAGAGGCTGCGCACCGCCTCGGCGCCGCCGCCGGTGAGGCTGTAGCGGCTGATGATGCGGCTCGCCACGTCGTTGCTCCCGAACCGGCTCAGCACCGCGGCGCCGAGGATCGTGAAGGGGATCAGCGAGGTCAGCGCGCTGGAGGCGAGTGCCATCGAGCGGTCGAAGCCGACGATCTTCTGGAAGCGGTTCACGACGCGCAGGGCGAAGTCCGGGCGCAGCCAGAAGGTCAGCGTCCGGAGAACGCGCTCGCGGTCGATGCTGGCCGTCGTGCCCTCCTCGGGGCGGGACAGGGCCGGCGTCCCCGGTGCTACCGGGGGCGGGCCGGGTCCGTCGGGTCGGCCGGGTCGTGGGGCGGGTGCGGGCCGGGCCGCCCGGGGGCGGGGGCTTCGGCACCGGGCGCGCGGGGCTGGGTCGCGGGGATGCGCTGGGTGAAGAAGAGGGCGCCGAGCCCGGCGAAGGCCAGGACGGCGAGCGCGGCCCGCAGGCCGTCCAGCCTGGCCTCGGCGTTCGCGTCCAGGGCGGCGGCGGTCACCTCGGGCGAGGCGTTCGCGTCGTCCAGCGCGGTGGTGAGCTGGGCGTCCGAGAGGAAGGGCACACCGGCGGCGAGTTCGGTGCTCGCCCGCGTCTTGACCTGGTCCGGGACGGCCGGGTTCTGCTCGACGCTGGTGAGGAACGAGGTGGTCAGGGTGGCGATCATGATGGAGCCGGCCAGGGCGGTGCCGATCGAGGCGCCGAGGTTGGTGACCGTGTTCTGGACACCGCCCACCTCGGCGCTCTTCTCGTCCGGCACCGCAGAGACGGTGACCGAACCGAGCTGGGAGGCCAGCGCCCCCATCCCCAGGCCGATCAGCAGCAGCGGCACGGTGACGACGGCCGCGTCCGCGTCCGCGTCCAGGGCGGCGAGCATCACCAGCGCCCCGGCGAGCATGGAGAGGATGCCCAGGCGCACCACCCGCCGGGGAGAGACGTCGGGCAGGAACCTGGGGATGGCGAGCGCGGCGGCCAGCAACGTGAGGGAGAGCGGCAGGATCCGCACGCCGGTCATCAGCGCGGAGAGGCCGAGGGCGACCGACAGGTAGAGCGGGACGAGGAAGAACACGCCCATCTGCACGAGGTACTGGAAGAAGAACATGGTCAGACCGCCGGTGAGCTGCCGGTTGCGCAGCAGCGCCGGATCGACCAGCGGCTCGGTGCCCCGGCGGGTCAGGCGGCCCTCCCAGCGGAGGAAGAGCCAGGTCAGCAGCAGGCCGGCCAGCATCAGCCACACCGTCGCCGAGACGCCCAGCCAGGCCGGGGCGTCCGGCTTCGGCAGGAACCAGCCCCAGGTGCCGGAGCGAAGGACCCCGAAGACGAAGAGGCCGATGCCGAGCGCCGAGAGGACGGCACCGACCACGTCCAGGCGCGGGCGGTGGTCCGGCGGAGCGTCCGCCAGCTTGCGCGCCAGCAGCAGGATGCCGAGCACCACCACGACCTCGCCCGCGAACACCCAGCGCCAGGAGAAGTACGTGGTCGCGACGCCGCCGATCAGCGGCCCGAGCGCGATGGCGATCGCTCCGGCCGCGGTGACCAGGCCGTAGGCGGCGGGCCGGCGCTCGACGGTGAAGTTCCCGGCCACCAGGGCCACGATGGCCGGCAGGATCAGCGCCGCCCCGATCCCCTCCAGCAGCGACCAGCCGAGCAGCAGGACGGGGAGGTTCGGCGCCAGC
Protein-coding regions in this window:
- a CDS encoding amidohydrolase; amino-acid sequence: MDSAHGAAPGDADVIFFGGEIVTVADGPETSPPEAVAVKDGRIVHVGDHARAVADWQGPHTRLRDLQGRALLPGFIDAHGHLTGTGLQASIANLLPEPDGEVTDIPSLQAALREFAAGEVGGRSEWIIGFGYDDSMLAGKQHPTRQDLDEVSRDRPVLAVHQSFHLGAVNSRGLELLGYDAGQPNPSGGVIRREDDAQPFGTPDGVLEESAFNPAYGLAVTGMHEDDIARFLSTGLAAAASFGFTTVQEGAATLDTLDALREAVKDSVAGLPIDVVVYVKADEALTHPERVRASREYDGGLRAAGIKMVLDGSPQGRTAWLTRPYTTPPDGTGPDYRGYPVLDDATALAQLGTGFEQGWQVIAHVNGDAAVDQFITTVRTVSAEAEPGDRRPVAIHAQTAREDQIDAFAELGVIPSFFSMHTYYWGDWYRKTVLGPERAKDISPARWALDRKMIYTSHHDAPVALPNSIAILASQVTRVTRSGYVLGEHQRVSALDAVKSLTVNAAHQYFEQRDKGSIEVGKLADLVVLSHNPLTVPGAKIKDITVEETIKAGRTVHDRHHAPGHHTPVLVTRGAAPGRHC
- a CDS encoding YhjD/YihY/BrkB family envelope integrity protein produces the protein MNRFQKIVGFDRSMALASSALTSLIPFTILGAAVLSRFGSNDVASRIISRYSLTGGGAEAVRSLFAPTTSEADPGVGVLGALFLMISVLSFTRAAQRLFEQTWELKPLSVRNTPNGLWWILTLGAYLTVTSWIRVLFGSGRLELGAALCSAPVTGAFLCWTGWILSARRIPRRLLLPFGIVASALTAVYSMGASLYLPRLFNSYATRYGSLGAVLALISALFGAMLVIVASAALGREVGDELDRIRRGQRPADDEIRRQWANVVDQTRSRWHTAREQISRHRSDGRDKP
- a CDS encoding MFS transporter, yielding MRAGTETAGRAGATLVLATLAAGQFLMALDSSVMNVSIATVAEDVGTTVSGLQGAITAYTLVMAMLMISGGKVGAIIGRKRAFTIGCVIYGAGSATTALAPNLPVLLLGWSLLEGIGAALILPAIVALVAGNFTVERRPAAYGLVTAAGAIAIALGPLIGGVATTYFSWRWVFAGEVVVVLGILLLARKLADAPPDHRPRLDVVGAVLSALGIGLFVFGVLRSGTWGWFLPKPDAPAWLGVSATVWLMLAGLLLTWLFLRWEGRLTRRGTEPLVDPALLRNRQLTGGLTMFFFQYLVQMGVFFLVPLYLSVALGLSALMTGVRILPLSLTLLAAALAIPRFLPDVSPRRVVRLGILSMLAGALVMLAALDADADAAVVTVPLLLIGLGMGALASQLGSVTVSAVPDEKSAEVGGVQNTVTNLGASIGTALAGSIMIATLTTSFLTSVEQNPAVPDQVKTRASTELAAGVPFLSDAQLTTALDDANASPEVTAAALDANAEARLDGLRAALAVLAFAGLGALFFTQRIPATQPRAPGAEAPAPGRPGPHPPHDPADPTDPARPR